In the Persephonella sp. genome, GTGATATAGTTATCGGGATCACAACATCAGGAAAACTTCCCGGTCTCTCGGCAAAGCTAAGAAAAAATATTGAAAAAACCCTTCCTGAAAATCTTGAGGATATATTCAATCAGATAAAAAAAATAAGAGAAGAACTTCCCAAAGGGGAAGAAAGACAGAAAAAGATACTCCAGCTTATTGATCAGCTGTTTGAAAGGTGAGGATATACAATGGATTTTAAGGAAGGTTTAAAAATAGCTGTTTCAATTCTGGAAAAATCAGGAATTTCTAAAGGGGACTGGACATTTGGTGGAGGAACAGCATTAATGCTTTATTTCAATCATAGAAAAAGCAAAGATATAGATATATTTTTTCATAATCCACAGTTTATAACTATGCTAACTCCAAGATTGAATGACTACACTTCCTCTATTACAGATAGATATACTGAGCAGTCAAACTTTTTGAAACTGTATTTTGATGATTTTGAGATTGATTTTATAGTTGCACCAAACCTGACAGGTTTAAAGCCAGAACTGAAAGAATTAAATGGAATAGAGATTTATGTAGATCATCCTGTAGAGATAATTGCGAAAAAAATTTATTACAGACCTTACGATATAAAGATCAGGGATGTAATAGATTTAGCAGTCGTGTATCAACACTTTCCAGAAATGATCAGCATATTTAAAAAAAGAAAAATCAAACCTGATATAAATGAGATAAGATTAAGTATAGAAAGGCTTAAGAAAGCAGATGTTAAAGAAACACTAAAAGAACTATCATTGAATAAACCTATTACTGAGGAAGAATTTAAAAAGTATCTTTCAGTATTTATGGATTTTATAAAAAGGATAGAGGAAGATGACGCCTGTTGAAATAACAGTTAACAGAAGTTATAAAGGTTTCATTTCAGAGAAAGAGCTTGCCAAGATAATAAAAAATATGGAAAAACCAAAAACTGAAAGGATTTATGTTTTATTTACAGAAGTTCCTGTAAAAGAACTGATAGATTTTAGCTTAAGAAACAGGATACCTTTTGAAAACCTGAAAAATTATTATCTTAAATATATAAAAAAGGCTGGTTTTAAAA is a window encoding:
- a CDS encoding nucleotidyl transferase AbiEii/AbiGii toxin family protein; its protein translation is MDFKEGLKIAVSILEKSGISKGDWTFGGGTALMLYFNHRKSKDIDIFFHNPQFITMLTPRLNDYTSSITDRYTEQSNFLKLYFDDFEIDFIVAPNLTGLKPELKELNGIEIYVDHPVEIIAKKIYYRPYDIKIRDVIDLAVVYQHFPEMISIFKKRKIKPDINEIRLSIERLKKADVKETLKELSLNKPITEEEFKKYLSVFMDFIKRIEEDDAC